GAACTGGTGGCGCGCCATGGCTCGCGCGGCCTGTCCAGTCTGAAGTACGACCTGGCGGTCTACAACATGTGGCTCAAGGCGGCATCCGAGGGGGCGCTGACCGATCTGGGCCTGAAGCTGGGCCCCGACGTCCTGAAGCTGATGAAGGCCAACTTCCTGCTCGGCTACGGCGTGCCTGGCATCAGCAAACCCGGCTACGGCAACGAGACGCAAGTCGGCATCGACGAGCACACCAACCTGGCCAAGCGCCTGCTGAGCCGCCATGCCGCGTTGTTCGAGCAGGTGGTCGGCACGGCCGCCACCAGCCCTCGGCGTATCGAGGTCGTGACCTCGGGCGTGGACCGTGCCGTGGACAGCGGCGCCTTCTTCGTCAAGGGCATGTTGGCCACGCAGCCCAAGCTGGCCGAGCTGGTCAGCTACCCGGCCGCGCCCGGCCCCTACCCGGTCAGTGCACCGGTGGCGCAGCCGGCCGGCACCGACCGCTTCCTGCTCTATTTCCACAAGCTGGTGGCGGCGACCGATCTGGTAAGCAACGCCTCCGATCCGCTCTACACCACTTACCAGGACAGCCTCGCCTTCCAGAAGTGGCTGAAGGACGCCGACCTGGCGGCCAAGCAGGCGGCCATCCTCGCCGACCCGGCGGCCAAGACGGCCGGCCGCGTCGTGCTGGAGCGCCTGTTCACCAAGGCCTTCGTCGACAAGATCGAGTCCGGCGCCTACAGCTTTGCCAACACCGGCAGCTTCACCTACAGCAGTGCCGATGGCAAGTTCACCAGCACCCTCAGCGGTGACGGCGAAACGCCCATCGGCAATCTGGCCGAGGCGGCCTCGCGCATCTACGAGCTGTATGTGATCGCTCCGGCGATGAAGGCCGAGGCCGGTGTCGACTTCTCGCCCTATATGCCGCTGGAGCAGGCCAAGTACTTTGCCTTCACCCAGGACGCGGCCGACTTCTACAAGATGGGCCCCGGCATCACCGAGAAGGGCAGCGTCACCTGGAAGATGGCCCAGCACCTGGAGGATGACTTCTTCAACCAGGTTGATGCCATCGCCAAGGGCCAGCTGGGCAAGGTCGCCAAGCTGCGCTTCGCCCATGCCGAGATCATCATTCCCTTCGCCTCGAAGATGGGCCTGAAGAACGTGCTGCAGCAGGTGCCGCTGGCCACCATGTACAGCTACGAAAACAACCCCTGGCGTGGTGACTATGTCTCGCCGATGGCGGCGAATATGCAGTGGGACGTGGTGCGCAACGCCAGCGGCACCCTGCTCGTGAAGATGCTCTTCAACGAGAAGGAAACCGACTTCAAGGCCGACTGTGATGGCGCTCGCTATGCCGCCAACAGCCACTTCTACGACTACACGAAGCTGAAGGCCTGCTACGGCCACACGCCGGCGCCCTGAGTCGCAGCGTTTCGCTCCCAAGGAGAATCCAATGAAAGCAAGACTCAGCGCCGCAGCGCTGGCCGCCGCCGTCGCCCAGCTGCTGGCCGGCTGTGCCGCATCGACCGGCCCCTCGGCACAAGACCCGGCCCCCGATCCCAAGCTCGCCAAGATCGGTCAGATCGTCGTCGTCTACATGGAGAACCGCAGCTTCGACCATCTGTTCGGCCTCTATCCCGGCGCCAACGGCCTTGCCCAGGCCCGGGCCGAGGGCCGCACCGTGCAGACCGACAGGGACGGCAAGCCCTATGCCCAGCTGCCGGTGCCCCTGGCCGACAAGAACGGCAAGCCCGATGCGCGGCTGCTGGATCCGATTCCCAACGGCCCGTTTGCACTGGAGCCGCGGGTGGCGCTGAACCAGCCCATGTTCAGCCCCATTCACGCCTATTACGCCAACCAGCGCCAGATCAATGGCGGGCGCAACGACCGCTTCGTCGCCGAGGGCAATAGCGGCGGCCTGCTGATGGGCTATTACGACGGCAGCCAGATGGGTTTGTGGAAGCTGGCCCAGCGCTTCACCCTGGCCGACAACTTCTTTCAATCGGCCTTTGGTGGCTCCTTCCTGAACCACTTCTGGCTGGTCTGCGCCTGCACGCCGGTGTTCCCCGACGCCCCGGCCACTATCAAGGCAGTGGACGAGGCCGGCAATGTGCCGGGCAGCCACGAGGAGGCCTATGTCACGACCGACGGTCATGCGGTCAACACGATGCAGGGCAGCTGGCTCTACGACCCGACGAAGAAGCAGGCACTGCTGCCGCCGCAAAGCCTGCCGACGATAGGCGACCGGCTGAGCGACAAGGGCATTGCCTGGGCCTATTACGCCCAGGACTATCAGCGCGCGGTGGCGGCCACGGCGGCGGGCAAGGGACTGTCGAGCTTCTCCTACCACCACCAGCCCTTCACCTTCTTCAAGCGCTTCATCGACAGCCCGGCGCAGCGCGCCACCCATCTGAAGGACCGCGAGGATTTCATCGCCGACGCCCGCGCCGGTCGCCTGCCACCGGTGTCGTTCTACAAGCCGACCGGCGGCAAGAACATGCACCCGGGCCGTGGCAATGTCGCCGATGGCGACGCCGAGGCAGTGGCCATCGTGCAGGAGGTGATGAACGGCCCGCAGTGGAAGAACACCGTCGTCATCGTCACCACCGACGAGAACGGCGGCTTCTGGGACCACGCCGCGCCGCCCAAGGGCGACCGCTGGGGCCCGGGCTCGCGTATCCCGGCGCTGGTGGTCTCGCCGTTCAGCGAGGGCGGCCACGTCGATCACACCCCGTACGAAACCGTGTCCATCCTGCGGCTGATCGAGGAGCGCTTCGGACTCAAGCCTCTGAGCAACCGGGATGCCAAGGCCACCAGCCTGGCACGCGCACTGAAGCTGTAAGCACACTGCAACCATACTGAGAAAGAACGAGACAAATGCAAACCCATCAAAAACTCACCGTGGCCCTGGCCGCCCTGCTGGCTCTTGGTGCCGCCCAGGCCCAGGTCAGCCTCGGCGGCCGCATCGACCAGAGTGTCGTTAAGAGCTCGCCTGGCGTCTGGCAGCTGACCCACGGCTCGGCCAACCGCATCATCTTCAAGGCCGAGGACGATCTTGGCGACGGCATGAAGGCTTACAGCTATCTGCAGCATCGCTTCCTGGGCGACACCGGGGCGCAGCGCTCGGGCCCGTTCTGGTACTACTCCTATGTCGGCATCAAGGGCCGCTTCGGCGACATCCGCCTGGGCCACCAGAAGTCGCCGCTGGACGACGCCACCGGCAGCGACTACGAGGTCTGGGACGGCGACACCGTTGCCTCCAGCTACTCGCGCATTGCTGGCGGTCAGAAGATCTGGGACAACGCCGTCAACTACACCTCGCCCGTGCTGGCCGGCTTCAGCATCAATGTCGGTGTGTCGCCCAGCGAAGGCGTGGCCAAGACCGTGCGCGGCCAGGGCTTCTCGCTGATCTACGAGATGGGCGGCCTCAGCGCCAGCCTGTCCACGCAGCGCAGCCCGACCAATGTGCAGACCCATGGCATCGGCGGCCGCTACACCTTCGACAAGTTCCGCCTGTTCGGCACCTGGGCCAGCTCCACCCGCGTGGGTGGCAACAAGAAGCAGACCGATCTGCAGTTCAGCGCCGGCTACCAGGTCACGCCCGAGGGCGAGGCCCGGGTGCTCTACAACAGCAGCAAGCTGGTCAATGTGAAGACCGAGGTCTATGGCCTGGGCTACTTCCACTTCCTCAGCAAACGCACCGCGGTGTACGCCTCGCTGTCCGACACCCGGGCCGACAACGCCGCCACGGTCAACGCCTACCAGCTGGGCGTGCGGCACTCGTTCTGATCGTTCCGACACCGGCGGCGGGCGCAGCAGTGCTCGCCGTCGTCCGACCCTCTGTTGTACCGCCCCCGCCATGAGACTTTCCGATATCCCTTCAGGCCGCCGCCACGACCTGGCCTGCCTCGGCCGCCTGGCCGTGGACCTCTATGCCCAGCAGCTGGGCAGCCGGCTCGAAGACGTGAGCAGCTTCGCCAAATACCTGGGCGGCTCCTCGGCCAATATCGCCTTCGGCGCGGCGCGGCTGGGGCTGCGCGCGGCGATGATCTCGCGCGTCGGCGACGAGCAGATGGGCCGCTTCCTGACCGAGACGCTGCAGCGAGAGGGCTGCGACACCTCGCAACTGCAGATCGATCCGCAGCGCCTGACCGCGCTGGTGCTGCTGGGCCTGAAGGACCGCGACACCTTCCCGCTGCTGTTCTACCGTGAGAACTGCGCAGACATGGCGCTGGCTGCCGACGCCATCAGCGAAGACTTCATCGCCAGCTGCCGTGCGCTGCTGATCACCGGCACCCACCTGAGCACGCCCACCGTGCTGGCCGCCTCGGAGCGGGCTCTGGGCTTTGCCCAGCGCCATGGTGTGCTGCGCGTGCTCGACATCGACTACCGCCCGGTGCTGTGGGGGCTGACGGCCCGCGGCGAGGGCGCCAACCGCTTCGTCGCCGATGCAGCCGTGACCACGCGGCTGCAGGCGGTGCTGCCGCAGTTCGATCTGCTGATAGGCACCGAGGAGGAGTTCCTGATTGCCGGTGGCGTGCCCGGCGATCTGCTGGCCTCGCTGCGGGCGGTGCGGGCCGTCACCCAGGCGGCGCTGGTCGTCAAGCTCGGTGCAGCCGGCTGCTGCTTCATTGACGGCGAGATCCCGGCGCGCCTGACCGACGCCGTCACCGTGCGCGGTGAGCGCATAGCGGTCATGAATGTGCTGGGCGCCGGCGACGCCTTCGCCGCCGGCCTGATGACGGGCCTGCTGCGCGGCCAGGGCTTCGAGCAGGCCGCGCGCCTGGCCAATGCCTGCGGCGCCATCGTCGTCTCGCGTCATGGCTGCGCGCCGGCCATGCCGACGCCGGCCGAGCTGGAGCACTGGTTCAGCGGCCAGCGGCTGCCGCGGGTCGATGCCGACGTGCAGCTGGCCCATCTGCACCGCACGACCGCGGCGCGCAAGGCCTGGCCCCAGCTCTGCGTGCTGGCCTTCGACCACCGCAGCCAGTTCTTCGAGCTGGCGCGCCAGGCCGGCGCCGACCCGGCGCGCCTGCCGGCACTGAAGCAGCTGCTGGTGCGCGCGGCCGAGCGCATCGAGACCAGCCACCGCCTGCAAGGCCAGGTCGGCGTGCTGATCGACGATGTCTATGGCGAGGACGCCTTGGCCTCGGCCACCGGTCGCGGCTGGTGGGTGGGCCGGCCCGTCGAGCTGCCCGGTTCGCGGCCGCTGCGCTTCGAGCATGGTGCCTCGCTGGCCACGCGCCTGCAGCAATGGCCGGCCGAGCAGGTCGTCAAGTGCCTGGTGCACTACCACCCAGACGACGCGACCGACCTGAGGCTTGAGCAGGAGCAGCAGCTGCGCCAGGTCTGGGACGCGACACGGGCCAGCGGCCATGAGCTGCTGCTGGAGCTGATCTCTCCGCCGGCCGTGACGCCGCCCGGCACCGCCGACACGGCCGTGCTGCGCAGCGTCAAGCGTCTCTACAACCTCGGCTTCAAGCCCGAGTGGTGGAAGCTGGCGCCCATGACGGCGGCCGGCTGGGAGGCCCTGGCCGCGCTGATCGCCGAGCGCGATCCGCAATGCCGCGGCGCCGTGATACTGGGCCTGAACAAACCGCTGGCCGAGCTCGCCGAGGGCTTTGGCCGGGCCCGCCATCCCATCGTCAAGGGCTTCATGGTCGGCCGCACGCTGTGGGCCGGGCCGGCGCTGGCCTGGCTGCGCGGCGAGTTGGATGACGAGGGCCTGGTGCGCCAGGTTTGCGGCAACTTCGCCACCCTGGTCGAGGCCTGGCGCGACGCTCGTGCGGAGGTGGCAGCATGAGCAGCAAGACGGTACGCCTGACGATGAGCCAGGCGCTGGTGCGCCACCTGGCCGCGCTGCGCATCGAGCTGGCCGATGGTTCGGTGCAGCCCTATGTGGGCGGTGTGTTCTCGATCTTCGGTCACGGCAATGTGGCCGGCCTGGGCGAGGCCCTGTGGGCCGAGCGCGAGGCGCTGCCGACCTACCGCGCGCACAACGAGCAGGGCATGGCCCATGCGGCGATTGCCTACGCCAAGGCGCAGCACCGCCAGCGCATCATGGCCGTCACCAGCTCGATCGGCCCCGGTGCCACCAATATGGTCACGGCCGCCGCGTTGGCCCACGTCAACCGGTTGCCGCTGCTGCTGCTCCCCGGTGACGTGTTCGCCACGCGCGCACCCGACCCGGTGCTGCAGCAGATCGAGGATTTTCATCACGGCGATCTGTCGGCCAACGACTGCTTCCGCCCGGTGACCCGCTACTTCGACCGGCTGATGCGGCCCGAGCAGCTGCTGACGGCGCTGCCGCGGGCGATCCAGGTGATGACTGACCCCGCGCTGTGCGGCCCGGTCTGCCTGGCCCTGCCGCAGGACGTGCAGGCCATGGCCTTCGACTGCCCGGACGACTTTCTGCAGCCGGCCCTGCTGCGCCTGCGCCGCCCCATGGCCGACGCTCGCGAGCTGCAGCGCGCGGTCGAGCAGCTGCGTGCCGCCCGCCGGCCGCTGATCATCGCCGGTGGCGGCGTGCTCTACAGTCAGGCCTGGGAGGCGCTGCGGCAGTTTGCCGAGCGCCACGGCATTCCGGTCGTCGAGACCCAGGCCGGCAAGAGCAGCCTGCCCTGGGACCATGGCCTGAACCTGGGCGCCATCGGCGTCAGCGGTGCGCCGTCCGCCAACGAGCTGGCCTGCACCGCCGATCTGGTGCTGGCCGTGGGCACGCGGCTGCAGGACTTCACCACCGGCTCGCATGCGCTGTTCAGCCAGGCCGCGCTGCTGAGCCTGAATGTGCAGGCGCTGGACGCCGCCAAGTGGAACGGTCAGGCCCTGGTGGCCGATGCCCGCGAGGGCCTGCTGCAGCTCGACGCCGCCCTGCGCGACTGGCAGGCGGTGCCGGCCTGGACCGCGCACGCGCAGCGCCTGGCCGAGATCTGGCGACGGCGCGTCACCGAGCTGACCCTGGCCGAGCCGCAGCGCCAGCTGCCCTATGACGCCGAGGTGATAGGCGCGGTGCGCGACTCGACGCCGGACTCGCCGGCGCACGATGTCGTCGTCTGCGCGGCGGGCACCCTGCCGGCCGAGCTGCACAAGCTGTGGCGCGCCGGCGCACCGGCCAGCTACCACGTCGAGTACGGCTACTCCTGCATGGGCTACGAGATCGCCGGCGGCCTGGGCGTGAAGATGGCCCTGCCCGAGCGCGAGGTCATCGTCATGGTTGGCGACGGCTCCTATCTGATGATGAACTCGGAGATCGCCACCTCGGTGATGCTGGGCCACAAGCTGATCATCGTCGTGCTGGACAACCGCGGCTACGGCTGCATCCACCGGCTGCAGCGTGCCAGCGGCGGACCACGCTTCAACAATATGCTGGACGACTGCGTGCCCGAGGGCGGCACCCTGCCCCAAGTCGACTTCGCCGCCCATGCGGCCAGCCTGGGCGCCGAGGCCTGCCATGTGGCCGATCTGGCCGAGCTGCGCGAGGCCCTTGTCCGCGCCCGCGCCGCCAGCCACACCCAGGTCATCGTCATCGACACCACCGCCGAGCGCACCACCCCTGATGGCGGCTGCTGGTGGGAGGTGGCCATTCCCGAAGTCTCGACCCGCGTCGAGGTGCGCGAGGCGCAGATTCTTTACCGCGCCCAGAAGGCGCAGCAGCGACCGTGATGATGATGAAAGAGCAGCAGAAGATGAAACCCTGGAACGTCCGCATCGGCATCAACCCGATCTCCTGGAGCAATGACGACCTGCCGGCGCTGGGCGGCGAAACCTCGCTGGACACGGCGCTGAGCGAGGGCGCCGAGATCGGCTATCAGGGCTTCGAGCTCGGCAATAAGTTTCCGCGCGAGCCCGAGGCGCTGAAGGCCAAGCTGGCCGAGTACGGCGTGGCCTGCGTGTCGGGCTGGTACTCGGGCCGACTCGCCGAGGGCGGGCTGGAGGAGGAGATCGCGCGCTGCCATGAGCACATGGCCAAGCTGCAGCACAACGGCTGCAAGGTGGCGGTCTATGGCGAGGTGGCGGGCTCCATCCAAGGGGCTATGGACGTGCCGCTGGCCCAGCGCCCGCGCTTCGCCGACGACGCACAGTGGCAGGCCTATGGCCAGCGCCTGAGCAGCTTCGGCGAGCACCTGCAGGCCCGTTACGGCCTGACCCTGGCCTACCACCACCATATGGGCGCCTATGTCGAATCGCCCGAGGACGTGGACCGCCTGATGGCCGTGACCGGCCCCACCGTGGGCCTGCTGTTCGACACCGGCCATGCCTACTACGGCGGCGCGCAGGACCCGGTGGTGCTGCTGAAGAAGCATCTGTCACGCGTCGTCCATGTGCATTGCAAGGACGTGCGGGCCCAGGTGGTGGCGCTGGCTCGCAACGACGGCTGGTCCTTCCTGGACGGCGTGCTGAACGGCACCTTCACCGTGCCCGGCGATGGCGTGATCGACTTCGAGCGCGTGCTGCGCACCCTGCACGGCGGCGGCTACGAGGGCTGGCTGGTCGTCGAGGCCGAGCAGGACCCGGCCGTGGCGCCGAGCTTCGAGTACGCGGCCAAGGGTTATCAGACCCTGGCCCGTCTGGTGGCACAGATCAACCCGGCCTGACGGCGATGCGCGGGCAGGCGGCATTTCTCATCGCGTGGCTGCTGGCCGGTGCGGCGGCGCTGGCTCAACCGGTCGCGCCGACGGCGCAGGAGCTGCGCCCGGTGCTGCAGCACCATGCCGCCCTGGTCCATGCCACCTATGCCGACACGCTGACCCTGGCCCGCCGCCTGCAGCAGGCGGTGCGGCGCTTCACGCAGGCGCCCTCGGCCGCGGCCTTGGCCGGCGCCCGCCAGGCCTGGCTGCAGGCGCGCGAGCGCTATGCGCTGACCGAGGCCTTCCGCTTCCACGGCGGCCCCATCGATGGCGACGACGGCCCAGAGCCCCGGCTCAACGCCTGGCCGGTCGACGAGACCTATATCGATGCGCTGATCGCCCGGTGCCGGCAGCCCATCAGCAAACGCACACTGAGCGCGCTGAACACCCGCGACGGCGAGGAGAACGTGGCCACCGGCTGGCATGCGATCGAGTACCTGCTGTGGGGGCAGGACCTCAGCGCCGAGGGCCCCGGCGACCGGCCGCATACCGACTACGTCGATGGCCGGGCCACCAACGCCGACCGGCGCCGCCTGTACCTCGCCACCGTCACCGCCCTGCTGGTCGACGACCTGGCCTGGCTGGAGCAGGCCTGGGCACCGGCCCGCGCCAACTACCGCCGGCGTTTCGAGCGGGGCGATCAGGAGTCCCTGCGCGGCCTCATCGTCGGCCTCGGTTCGCTGTCGCGCGCCGAGCTGGCCGGCGAGCGGCTGGAGGTGGCGCTGGCCAGCCGCGACCAGGAGGACGAGCAGTCCTGCTTCTCCGACAGCACGCACCGCGACATCGTCGGCGACGCGCTGGGCATACAGAACGCCTGGCTGGGACGCTATGCCGGGCTCGACGACAGGCAGCTCAAGCAGGGGCCGGCGCTGCGCGATCTGGTGGCTGCCCGCGATCCGGCCCTGGCCGAACGCCTGACGGCACAGATGGCCGAGTCGCTGCAGGCGGCCGAGGCGATCGAGCCGCCGTTCGACCGCGAGATCCTCGGCGGCAGCGATGCGCCTGGGCGGCAACGCATCAAGCGCGTCATCGATGCACTGCTGCGCCAGTCGAGCTCGCTGGTCGAAGCCGCGCGGGCGCTGGGCATACAGAAGCTCAACTGGGTGCGCAAGCCATGAGGGCCGGCATCGCGTTGTTGCTGGTCGCCACGCTGGCCGGCGCGGCGCTGGGCCAGGCGGCGAGCGATGACCAGCAGCGCCCCGGCGGCGCCACCACGGTGGAGGTCAATGGCCGGCGCGCGTTCTCGCTGGCCGCCGCCAATCTGACGGCCGAGGAGCAGACGCGCTTTGCCGTCGGCAACTCCTTCTTCCGCCGCAACTGGGTCGCGGCGCCGGCCTCCACCGGCGCACGCGATGGCCTGGGGCCGCTGTTCAACGCGCGCTCCTGCAGCGGCTGCCATGTCAACGACGGCCGCGCCGCGCCGGGCGAGGCCGGCCTGCTGCTGCGCCTGTCGGTGCCGGGCCGCGACGCCCACGGCGGCCCGCTGCCCGAGCCGCGCTATGGCGCGCAGCTGGCCACGCAGGCCATTCCGGGCGTGCCGGTCGAAGGGCGCCTTCAGATGACCGAGCAGGCGCTGCACGGCCGCTACACCGACGGCACGCGCTACACGCTGCAAAGTCCCCGCTACCGCCTGGCCGCGCTGCGCCACGGGCCGCTGGACCGCCAGGCACTGCTGGGCCCGCGCATCGCGCCGCAGCTGATCGGCCTGGGCCTGCTGGAGGCTATTGCCGAGGCCGACATCGAGGCCAATGCCGCGGCCCAGGCCGCGCGTGGTGACGCCATCCGCGGCCAGGCCAACCGGGTCTGGGACGCGCCCAGCGGGCAGCAGCGCATCGGCCGCTTCGGCTGGAAGGCCAACGTCGCCTCCCTGGCCCACCAGACCGCCGCGGCCTTTGCCGGCGATATGGGCATCACGTCCCGCCTGTTCCCGCTGACCGATTGCACGGCGGCCCAGCGCGAGTGCCTGGCCGCGCCCAGCGGCGGCGCGCCGGAGATCGAGGACGACGTGCTGGCCGAGGTGGTGTTCTACGCCGCCACGCTGGCACCACCGCTGCGCCGCGATGGGGGCGATGCCGAGGTGCAACGTGGCCAGCAGCTGTTCCAGCAGGCGCAGTGCGCGGTCTGCCACCGGCCCAGCTATGTCACCGCGCAGCCACCGTTCCCGCGTCTGAGCAGCCCGGCCCTGGCCGGCCAGGCCATTCATCCCTACACCGACCTGCTGCTGCATGACATGGGCGAGGGCCTGGCCGATGGCCGGCCCGACTTCCTGGCCAGCGGCCGGCAATGGAAGACGCCGCCGCTGTGGGGCCTGGGCCTGATCCATGGCGTCAACGGCCACCAGCGCCTGCTGCATGACGGCCGCGCGCGCGGCGTGCTGGAGGCCGTGCTGTGGCATGGCGGCGAGGCCGATGCCAGCCGCAAGCAGGTGCTGGCGATGAGCCGCGCCGAGCGGCAGGCCCTCATCCGTTTCGTGGAGTCGCTGTGATGCGCCGCCTCGTCGGCTGCTTGATCCTGCTGTTTGCGGGCACTGTTGCCCGAGCAGCCGATCCGCTTCCCTACGCGGCCTACGCCGCCTTCGTGCGCCAGCTGCACCAGCACTGGTATGTGCCGCGCAGCGCCGAGTTCGCCGAGCAGAGCCGACGTCTGGCCGCGGTGCTGCAGGGCGACTGCGCCGACACCGCCGCGCTGCGTGCGCAATGGCTGCAGACGGTGGCCAGCTGGGAGCGCTTCTCGGCGGTGCGCGGTGGCGCCCTGCTGGCACGTCGCTCGCCGCGCGAGATCGACTTCATGCCGACCCGGCCCGAGGCGATTGCCAAGGCGATACGACGTGCGCCTGCGGATGCCGCGGCGATGGACCAGATCGGCTCGCCGGCCAAGGGCCTGCCGGCGCTGGAGTGGCTGCTGTGGTCCGGCGCGACGCCCCTCGATGCGGCGGGCTGCCGCTATGCACAGCTGGCTGCCGCGGCCGTGGCCGCCGAGGCGCAGCTGCTGCAGCGGGCCTACGAGCT
This portion of the Paucibacter sediminis genome encodes:
- a CDS encoding imelysin family protein, producing the protein MRRLVGCLILLFAGTVARAADPLPYAAYAAFVRQLHQHWYVPRSAEFAEQSRRLAAVLQGDCADTAALRAQWLQTVASWERFSAVRGGALLARRSPREIDFMPTRPEAIAKAIRRAPADAAAMDQIGSPAKGLPALEWLLWSGATPLDAAGCRYAQLAAAAVAAEAQLLQRAYELALARGWDDGEAEYAMYEFLNLWDAGLQKLWWEELDRPLQKAAPNRPALFSRALSGHSLAGWRGQWQGLRQLALGVEAGGPSISAYLRASGQQPAADKLLQQVLEVDRAMAALELPAHAAQARAAVSALKALQQFAEGEMATALHFVISFFDEDGD